A genomic window from Actinomycetaceae bacterium MB13-C1-2 includes:
- a CDS encoding ABC transporter ATP-binding protein gives MHRNPQAPQVVSALDSVSKLYGQGDTAVTALDNVTIGFRSGEFTTIMGPSGSGKSTLLNALAGLDSVTSGEVELEGVILGSLSDDKLTRLRRDRIGFVFQSFNLIPTLDARDNILLPSRLAGTKTDEKLFEMVVETLGLRDRLHHLPSQLSGGQQQRVALARALATGPAVVVADEPTGNLDSASTQEVLGLLRSAVDELGQTVIMVTHDRHVAEKSDRVVVMRDGKVSADLWKPTSEHIEQVA, from the coding sequence ATGCACAGAAATCCCCAGGCGCCCCAAGTCGTCTCTGCACTTGATTCGGTCAGCAAGCTTTACGGTCAGGGAGACACCGCCGTTACTGCCCTCGACAACGTCACCATCGGGTTTCGCTCAGGCGAGTTCACTACAATCATGGGGCCGTCGGGGTCCGGCAAGTCAACCCTACTGAACGCGCTCGCCGGGCTGGACTCCGTTACCTCTGGCGAGGTGGAACTCGAGGGTGTGATCCTCGGAAGTCTCTCCGATGACAAACTAACTCGCCTACGTCGTGACCGCATCGGTTTCGTGTTCCAGTCTTTCAATCTGATTCCTACCCTGGATGCACGGGACAATATCCTTCTTCCTTCGCGGCTGGCGGGAACCAAAACGGACGAGAAACTGTTTGAGATGGTCGTTGAAACCCTTGGGCTGCGCGATCGACTTCACCACCTCCCCTCTCAGCTCTCAGGGGGACAGCAACAACGCGTTGCCCTGGCTCGCGCTCTTGCAACCGGCCCGGCAGTTGTTGTCGCCGACGAACCAACAGGAAACCTTGACTCCGCCTCCACTCAGGAAGTCCTTGGCCTACTTCGCTCGGCAGTCGACGAACTAGGCCAAACGGTCATAATGGTGACCCACGACAGACACGTTGCGGAGAAATCAGACCGAGTGGTCGTCATGCGCGACGGCAAAGTCTCTGCCGACCTGTGGAAACCCACTTCCGAGCACATCGAACAGGTCGCCTGA
- the manA gene encoding mannose-6-phosphate isomerase, class I codes for MQVLTGVPKHHDWGSFDAIPRFLGVEPGSDPVAELWFGAHPLGASGLPDGSDLKTLIESDPESTLGPSTQFTFGDELPYLVKLIAPRGALSIQVHPGRRRAARGYDEEEAAGVKFDAFERIFHDQTHKPEMVYAISEFDALIGFAVRRQARERLENLGGKTASRLSRKLLLATGRGIKPVVSWILDPKDGPDAADVLDFVSACERRVKLGESPDLFIDQATVKLLAQFGPDPAILIAFLMNHVHLDPGETAFLQTGTVHSYQQGIGLELMANSDNVVRAGLTSKHVDTELFLEIADFDGVPPTRIAPEHPIPGINHFRSPVEDFELVTAEPKAPGARSPLPLPGSGPRVMVCLKNSVRVTTMKGSVELHQGDAVFLLDTDGRAVAEGDGTVAVCGVP; via the coding sequence ATGCAGGTATTGACTGGTGTTCCTAAGCACCATGACTGGGGGTCATTCGATGCTATCCCCCGATTTCTTGGGGTGGAACCGGGTAGTGATCCGGTAGCCGAGCTTTGGTTCGGTGCCCATCCCCTGGGGGCGAGTGGGCTTCCGGATGGCTCCGATCTGAAAACACTGATCGAGTCCGATCCGGAATCTACTCTGGGGCCATCAACGCAGTTCACGTTTGGCGATGAACTTCCCTATCTGGTGAAGCTAATTGCTCCGCGGGGCGCGCTTTCGATTCAGGTTCATCCGGGACGCAGGCGGGCCGCAAGAGGATACGACGAAGAGGAGGCCGCCGGAGTCAAGTTCGACGCCTTTGAGCGCATCTTTCACGACCAGACCCACAAACCAGAGATGGTTTACGCTATCTCTGAGTTCGACGCGCTCATCGGTTTTGCAGTACGACGTCAGGCGCGTGAGCGCCTGGAGAATCTGGGCGGCAAGACCGCCTCACGTCTCTCACGCAAACTACTTCTGGCAACCGGACGAGGGATAAAGCCCGTCGTTTCATGGATTCTCGATCCGAAAGACGGTCCTGACGCGGCCGACGTGCTCGATTTCGTCAGCGCTTGCGAACGAAGAGTGAAGTTGGGTGAGTCACCAGATCTGTTCATCGACCAGGCGACAGTCAAGCTCCTGGCGCAGTTCGGCCCCGATCCAGCGATACTCATCGCATTCCTGATGAATCATGTTCACCTGGATCCGGGTGAGACAGCGTTCCTGCAAACCGGCACGGTTCACTCTTATCAGCAAGGAATCGGACTTGAGTTGATGGCCAACTCCGACAATGTCGTCCGCGCGGGTCTTACCAGCAAGCATGTTGATACTGAGTTGTTCCTCGAAATCGCTGACTTCGATGGTGTTCCGCCAACTCGCATCGCGCCGGAACACCCGATCCCCGGTATCAACCACTTCCGGTCCCCTGTCGAGGATTTTGAGCTAGTGACAGCAGAGCCAAAAGCGCCCGGTGCTAGGTCCCCTCTGCCTCTTCCTGGATCGGGACCGAGGGTGATGGTGTGTCTCAAGAATTCCGTTCGCGTCACCACGATGAAGGGCTCGGTTGAACTGCATCAGGGTGACGCTGTCTTCCTTCTGGACACGGACGGCCGTGCCGTCGCCGAGGGAGATGGAACGGTAGCAGTCTGCGGAGTCCCGTAG
- the ilvD gene encoding dihydroxy-acid dehydratase — MARRLRSATSTAGRNMAGARSLWRATGMTDSDFGKPIIAVVNSFTEFVPGHVHLRNMGKLVADSIKEAGGVAKEFNTIAVDDGIAMGHGGMLYSLPSRELIADSVEYMVEAHCADAMVCISNCDKITPGMLIAAMRLNIPAIFVSGGPMEAGKNLPEDAIIGGSKTGHGNLITVMNATADDSISDDELLQLEKLACPTCGSCSGMFTANSMNCLTEALGLSLPGNGSTLATHVARKELFEEAGRTIVEMCHRYYDEEDDSVLPRNIATEDAFWNAISLDMAMGGSSNTVLHILAVAREGGIKFTLDTIGEAGDQIPCLSKVAPNHNDYHMEDVHRAGGIPAILGELDRAGLLRHSVHTVHSPDIESWLGKWDIRGENPSPEAIELFSAAPGNVRTTEAFSTDNRWVELDKDAAGGCIRDVEHAYTASGGLTVLYGNLAEDGAIVKSAGIDPSLFHFEGRARVMESQEEAIDRILDKTVEAGDVVVIRYEGPSGGPGMQEMLYPTSFIKGRGLGAKCALITDGRFSGGTSGISIGHISPEAASGGTIGLIEDGDRILIDVNQRRLDLLVDDEELARRREAQEAREHPWTPKNRERWVSPALKLYGATALSASQGAARDIYRVVPE, encoded by the coding sequence ATGGCTCGCCGACTTCGGTCCGCAACCTCAACCGCCGGCAGGAACATGGCTGGAGCACGCTCACTTTGGCGTGCCACCGGAATGACCGATAGCGACTTTGGCAAGCCGATTATCGCGGTCGTAAACTCGTTCACCGAGTTCGTCCCCGGCCACGTTCACCTTCGGAACATGGGCAAGCTGGTCGCTGACTCGATCAAAGAGGCCGGTGGAGTCGCCAAAGAATTCAACACCATTGCAGTTGATGACGGAATCGCAATGGGGCATGGCGGCATGCTCTACTCGCTCCCCTCGCGCGAGCTGATTGCCGACTCAGTCGAATACATGGTTGAGGCACACTGCGCCGATGCCATGGTTTGCATTTCAAACTGTGACAAGATCACCCCCGGAATGCTGATCGCTGCGATGCGGCTGAACATTCCCGCTATTTTCGTCTCGGGTGGCCCGATGGAGGCTGGAAAGAACCTCCCCGAAGACGCGATTATAGGTGGATCAAAGACCGGTCACGGGAACCTCATCACAGTCATGAATGCAACGGCCGACGACTCTATCAGCGACGATGAGTTGCTTCAGCTTGAGAAACTGGCTTGCCCGACCTGTGGTTCCTGTTCCGGCATGTTCACCGCGAACTCCATGAACTGTTTGACTGAGGCTCTTGGCCTGTCTCTGCCTGGCAACGGTTCTACCCTTGCAACCCATGTGGCCCGCAAGGAGCTGTTCGAGGAAGCTGGTCGCACCATCGTCGAGATGTGTCATCGCTATTATGACGAGGAGGATGACTCGGTTCTCCCCCGGAACATTGCCACGGAGGACGCCTTCTGGAACGCAATCTCCCTTGACATGGCAATGGGCGGTTCCTCGAACACGGTACTTCATATCCTCGCGGTAGCACGCGAGGGCGGCATCAAGTTCACTCTTGACACTATCGGTGAGGCGGGCGATCAGATCCCCTGCCTCTCGAAGGTTGCGCCGAACCACAACGATTACCACATGGAAGACGTCCACCGTGCGGGTGGAATCCCTGCGATTCTGGGCGAACTGGACCGCGCTGGCCTGCTGCGACACAGCGTTCATACTGTTCACTCCCCCGATATCGAATCTTGGCTGGGCAAGTGGGACATCCGCGGCGAGAATCCCTCCCCCGAAGCGATCGAACTGTTCAGTGCCGCCCCGGGAAACGTGCGGACCACGGAGGCCTTCTCCACCGACAACCGCTGGGTGGAACTCGACAAAGACGCTGCTGGCGGATGCATTCGCGATGTCGAGCACGCATACACTGCCTCCGGTGGCCTAACTGTCCTCTACGGAAATCTGGCCGAGGACGGCGCGATCGTGAAGTCCGCTGGCATCGATCCTTCCCTATTCCATTTCGAAGGCCGCGCCCGCGTCATGGAATCGCAGGAAGAGGCCATCGACCGCATCCTCGACAAGACAGTTGAGGCGGGCGACGTCGTTGTGATTAGGTACGAGGGTCCTTCGGGCGGACCCGGCATGCAGGAAATGCTCTACCCAACCTCATTCATTAAAGGCCGCGGCCTCGGCGCGAAGTGTGCGCTGATTACGGACGGTCGCTTCTCGGGCGGAACTTCGGGCATTTCAATCGGACATATCTCCCCTGAGGCGGCATCGGGTGGAACCATTGGCCTGATCGAAGACGGCGACCGTATCCTCATCGACGTCAATCAACGCAGGCTCGACCTTCTGGTTGATGACGAGGAACTGGCGAGGCGCCGCGAAGCCCAAGAAGCGCGTGAACATCCATGGACCCCAAAGAATCGCGAGCGCTGGGTCTCTCCCGCCCTTAAACTCTACGGAGCGACCGCACTCTCGGCTTCACAGGGGGCGGCTCGCGACATCTATCGCGTAGTTCCCGAATGA
- a CDS encoding biotin/lipoate A/B protein ligase family protein: MHGEYKEQGQKLVVVDVEPDGDYVGSARIAGDFFAEPDGVIIRLEAALKGLPLDASASHVAGLLEETLEPADVLFGLTPSGIATAFRRAVGGAVDWDDLDLEVIHGPFVSPVINVAMDETLVEDVAAGRRKPFMRIWEWDSPQIVIGSFQSYENEIDQAGVDRHGITVSRRVSGGGAMFMEPGNCITYSVVVPTALVEGMSFQDSYAFLDQWTMEALRKVGIEAKYVPLNDIASPAGKIGGAAQKRFANGYTMHHMTSSYDIDAQKMMECLRIGREKVRDKGLRSAVKRVDPMRSQTGMPREDIIDEFIRVFAEKYDAQPGSITEDDLEVARQRVETKFSTPEWVHRVP; this comes from the coding sequence ATGCACGGTGAGTACAAAGAACAGGGCCAGAAACTAGTCGTTGTCGATGTTGAGCCTGATGGGGATTACGTCGGTAGCGCCCGGATCGCAGGGGACTTCTTTGCTGAGCCGGACGGGGTTATTATCCGCCTAGAAGCAGCGCTGAAAGGACTTCCTCTAGACGCATCTGCTAGCCACGTTGCAGGGCTTTTGGAAGAGACTCTCGAACCGGCCGATGTCCTGTTTGGACTCACCCCCTCGGGCATCGCGACTGCTTTTCGCCGCGCGGTTGGGGGAGCGGTTGACTGGGATGATCTCGACCTTGAGGTGATCCACGGTCCGTTCGTTTCGCCGGTCATTAACGTTGCCATGGATGAGACCTTGGTCGAGGATGTCGCCGCGGGAAGGCGCAAGCCGTTCATGCGAATCTGGGAGTGGGACAGTCCCCAGATCGTGATTGGTTCGTTCCAGTCATATGAGAACGAGATTGATCAGGCGGGCGTCGACAGACACGGGATCACCGTTTCACGTCGAGTCTCCGGTGGCGGTGCCATGTTCATGGAACCCGGAAACTGCATTACCTACTCTGTTGTGGTACCAACGGCCCTTGTCGAGGGAATGAGTTTCCAAGACTCCTACGCCTTCCTCGATCAGTGGACTATGGAGGCGCTTCGCAAGGTCGGAATCGAGGCGAAGTATGTCCCACTGAATGATATTGCCTCGCCCGCAGGAAAGATTGGCGGTGCGGCTCAGAAACGGTTTGCCAACGGGTACACAATGCACCACATGACTTCCTCGTACGATATTGATGCCCAGAAGATGATGGAATGTTTGCGAATCGGGCGTGAAAAGGTTCGCGATAAGGGGCTTAGATCAGCGGTTAAGCGGGTCGATCCAATGCGATCACAAACGGGCATGCCACGGGAAGACATCATCGACGAGTTCATCCGGGTGTTCGCGGAAAAGTACGACGCTCAGCCTGGGAGCATCACGGAGGACGACTTAGAGGTCGCACGCCAGCGTGTCGAAACCAAGTTCAGCACCCCTGAATGGGTCCATAGAGTTCCGTAA
- a CDS encoding DUF3516 domain-containing protein — MKASLNEILDSLEDQGALGDTDELLDAFASWADSTGRPLYPHQEDSLVELLSGNHVIAQTPTGSGKSMIALAAHFISLARGGRSYYSAPLKALVSEKFFDLVDVFGAANVGLVTGDVSLNAEAPIICCTAEILANQALREGSSLDADTVVMDEFHFYADPQRGWAWQVPIIELSKPQFVLLSATLGDTAAIAADLEERTGREVAVISDAKRPIPLEFDYLVDPLPTVVERLIDEGRTPVYIVHFTQADAVKTAVDLARTVPITIRDKDQLKRELQGQKLDRGFGKQLRELLLKGVGVHHAGMLPRYRRLVERLTQKGLLSVVCGTDTLGVGINVPIRTVLFTSLVKYDGRRTRHLSAREFHQIAGRAGRPGFDDEGSVRVLGTEEEIESVKRRAKMTAAQEEGDAAKQRKLQKRAAKLGGKSQKGSGGRDKTVSWNRSTFDRLVAAEPEMLVPRFQTSHSMFLNVLHGKDDPEERLLRLAKEAANTDREANPALDPGRNAYLRQFGDIYRSLLQAGLIERVSNDEGSKLRVVRDLPDDFALNQPLTPFALAALDLLDPESADFSMDIISVIESVMEDPSAVLYAQQRKARDIAFAAMREEGLEYEERRDRIDAVTWPQPLSELITPAFHTFAITNPWVRGREPSPKRIVREMVEEGLTFSQFVAKYDLTRSEGVLLRYLSDTYRALRQVLPDSYKTDQIDQVTDWLRELLGSVDTSLLAEWEGLMSGQSRPSSSAEAEDETAFGADESGQVLFVRNPHAMVRAIRNETFARVELLARDAFEALAEREVEFFPGEATQNSDFTDSTQWETLLGTYWDEYDRIGIGPEARAADLFSLAQHPDETELLLALRLADASAIPLTAEGDRDWILVRQAILDPEDEGNWQLVLLVDRAATTRQNRPVLRTGAFRSL; from the coding sequence ATGAAGGCTTCCCTGAACGAAATCCTGGATTCCCTTGAAGACCAAGGCGCGCTCGGTGACACCGATGAACTTCTTGATGCCTTCGCAAGCTGGGCGGATTCGACTGGCAGACCGCTGTATCCACACCAGGAAGACTCCCTGGTCGAACTTCTCTCAGGCAATCACGTAATCGCCCAGACACCGACCGGATCGGGCAAGTCGATGATCGCGCTGGCGGCCCACTTTATCTCGCTGGCTCGAGGTGGCAGGTCCTACTACTCCGCGCCACTCAAGGCCCTGGTGTCTGAGAAGTTTTTCGACCTGGTTGACGTTTTCGGTGCCGCCAACGTCGGCCTGGTCACCGGAGATGTGTCGCTAAACGCCGAGGCGCCGATTATCTGCTGCACCGCCGAGATTCTGGCGAACCAGGCACTTCGCGAAGGCTCTTCCCTTGACGCCGATACCGTGGTTATGGATGAGTTCCATTTCTACGCCGACCCACAAAGAGGCTGGGCTTGGCAGGTGCCGATAATCGAACTGTCAAAACCACAGTTCGTCCTACTTTCGGCAACGCTTGGTGACACCGCGGCAATCGCGGCCGATCTGGAAGAACGAACGGGACGTGAGGTCGCAGTAATCAGCGATGCCAAACGCCCCATCCCCCTCGAGTTCGACTACCTGGTTGATCCGCTACCAACGGTTGTCGAAAGACTGATTGACGAGGGAAGAACGCCGGTCTATATCGTTCACTTCACCCAGGCCGATGCTGTCAAAACCGCTGTCGATCTGGCCCGCACGGTTCCGATCACAATCCGCGACAAGGACCAACTCAAGCGCGAACTACAGGGCCAGAAACTCGACCGTGGTTTCGGCAAGCAACTGCGCGAGCTACTGCTAAAGGGCGTCGGCGTCCATCACGCAGGAATGCTCCCTCGCTATCGCCGTCTGGTCGAGCGCCTCACTCAAAAGGGCCTACTCTCCGTCGTCTGCGGTACTGACACCCTCGGCGTCGGAATCAACGTTCCGATCAGAACCGTCCTCTTTACCTCCCTTGTGAAATACGATGGCCGCCGAACTCGACATCTGAGCGCGCGCGAGTTCCATCAGATTGCGGGCCGCGCCGGGCGTCCGGGCTTTGATGATGAGGGCTCCGTGCGCGTGCTCGGAACTGAGGAAGAAATTGAGTCGGTGAAGCGCCGCGCAAAGATGACGGCTGCGCAGGAAGAAGGAGACGCCGCAAAGCAACGAAAGCTCCAGAAGCGCGCCGCAAAGTTGGGGGGAAAGTCGCAAAAAGGGAGCGGCGGAAGGGACAAGACTGTCTCGTGGAACCGTTCGACGTTCGATCGTCTGGTGGCCGCAGAACCCGAGATGCTCGTGCCACGCTTCCAGACCAGCCACTCTATGTTTCTCAACGTTCTCCACGGCAAAGATGACCCCGAGGAAAGACTGCTCCGACTTGCCAAGGAGGCGGCGAACACAGATCGTGAAGCCAACCCCGCTCTCGATCCTGGACGCAATGCCTATCTGCGCCAGTTCGGAGATATCTATCGCTCGCTATTGCAGGCGGGCCTCATTGAGCGGGTGAGCAACGATGAGGGCTCGAAGTTACGCGTCGTTCGTGATCTCCCAGACGACTTTGCTCTCAACCAACCACTCACCCCGTTTGCCCTGGCCGCTCTGGACCTCCTTGACCCCGAATCCGCCGACTTCAGCATGGACATTATCTCCGTCATCGAATCGGTGATGGAGGACCCATCTGCAGTTCTCTACGCCCAGCAGCGAAAGGCACGTGACATCGCATTCGCCGCTATGCGGGAAGAAGGACTGGAGTATGAGGAAAGACGTGACCGTATCGATGCCGTCACCTGGCCCCAACCGCTCAGCGAGTTGATAACCCCTGCATTCCATACTTTCGCCATCACGAATCCTTGGGTGAGGGGACGTGAGCCCTCACCCAAGCGGATTGTTCGGGAGATGGTTGAGGAGGGCCTGACGTTCTCCCAATTTGTCGCCAAATATGACCTGACCAGAAGCGAAGGAGTGCTGCTCCGCTATCTCTCAGATACCTATAGAGCGTTACGTCAGGTTCTCCCGGACTCCTACAAAACGGATCAAATCGATCAGGTTACCGACTGGCTTCGTGAACTTCTTGGTTCAGTGGATACCTCGCTACTTGCCGAGTGGGAAGGTTTGATGTCCGGGCAGTCTCGCCCGTCCTCGTCCGCAGAGGCCGAAGACGAGACTGCTTTCGGCGCCGACGAAAGCGGGCAGGTCCTCTTTGTCCGCAACCCTCACGCAATGGTTCGGGCAATACGAAATGAAACATTCGCTCGAGTGGAGCTTCTCGCACGCGACGCGTTCGAGGCGCTCGCTGAGAGAGAAGTAGAGTTTTTCCCCGGTGAAGCAACACAAAACAGTGATTTCACAGACTCCACGCAATGGGAAACCCTACTCGGAACCTACTGGGACGAGTATGACCGAATCGGTATTGGACCGGAAGCCCGCGCGGCCGACCTCTTCTCCCTCGCGCAGCATCCCGACGAAACTGAACTACTGCTCGCCCTGAGACTCGCGGATGCCTCAGCTATCCCGCTCACAGCGGAGGGCGACCGCGACTGGATTCTGGTCCGCCAGGCGATCCTTGATCCGGAAGACGAAGGTAACTGGCAACTGGTGCTGTTGGTAGACCGCGCGGCGACAACAAGGCAGAACCGACCGGTCCTTAGGACGGGAGCGTTCCGTTCGCTCTAG
- a CDS encoding fumarylacetoacetate hydrolase family protein yields MRIVRFSDGDSPKFGLLKDDSNRVFVLRGDPMFSPIEPSGEVFELDEIRLLAPVIPRSKVVAAARNWPTHAPENIPDEPVIFIKPNTSVTGPEDPIIYPAWSNHIEPEGELAVVVKTLAKDVPVDRVDDIVFGYTVGNDVSARDKQRKDGQFTRGKGFDSSCPLGPWITVDPELDIDSLQITTRVDGTPIQQGNTADMIFPVRELVSFVSHCFTLLPGDVILTGTPTDSVPVHPGDRVEVEIEGIGKISNPVIRR; encoded by the coding sequence ATGCGTATCGTGCGATTCTCAGATGGTGACTCCCCGAAGTTCGGTTTGCTCAAGGACGACTCGAATCGAGTGTTCGTGTTGAGGGGCGACCCGATGTTCTCTCCGATCGAACCGTCGGGAGAGGTTTTTGAGCTAGACGAGATCAGGCTCTTGGCCCCTGTGATTCCTCGTTCGAAGGTGGTTGCGGCGGCGCGTAACTGGCCGACCCACGCGCCGGAGAACATTCCCGATGAGCCGGTCATCTTTATCAAGCCAAATACTTCGGTTACTGGTCCGGAGGATCCGATTATTTATCCGGCTTGGTCGAATCATATTGAGCCGGAGGGTGAGCTTGCGGTGGTGGTGAAGACTCTTGCTAAGGATGTTCCTGTCGACCGAGTTGATGACATTGTTTTTGGGTACACCGTTGGAAATGATGTGAGTGCGCGCGACAAGCAGCGTAAGGATGGGCAATTTACTCGCGGAAAAGGGTTTGATTCCTCGTGTCCGCTTGGTCCGTGGATTACGGTTGACCCGGAGCTAGATATTGACAGTCTGCAGATCACAACCAGGGTTGATGGAACCCCGATTCAGCAGGGCAATACTGCGGACATGATCTTCCCGGTGCGGGAGTTAGTTTCGTTTGTTTCCCATTGTTTTACCCTGTTGCCTGGGGACGTGATCCTCACTGGGACTCCAACTGACTCGGTGCCGGTGCATCCGGGGGATCGTGTTGAGGTTGAGATTGAGGGAATCGGGAAGATTTCTAATCCGGTGATACGGCGGTAG
- a CDS encoding glycosyltransferase family A protein, with protein MSAYSVVITAHNQRGFVREAAESVLGQSLAPAKVLVVDDGSTDEKSIEVLAELDKFPCVEVVRQPNGGVSSARNLGISLVGTEYVAVLDGDDRWKPTFAESSVELLDGDDRLVGVSSWMRMFGVATALVQPGGGTLVDFLSRNQSPSSIMMRKSAWLASGGYDAAMRDGFEDWDFCLSLLADGGAIEIVPEALIDYRTSSVSANITSMNGRSELFGRLIDKHSDDYRANYRQVLLDLDDGRQLHLRNWEELASQGQKTATFGDGGMASVVRIESRNS; from the coding sequence ATGAGCGCATACAGTGTCGTCATTACCGCCCATAACCAACGTGGTTTCGTTCGTGAAGCGGCTGAGTCAGTATTAGGTCAGTCGTTGGCCCCCGCAAAGGTCCTAGTCGTTGATGATGGAAGTACGGATGAGAAATCCATCGAGGTACTTGCGGAACTTGATAAGTTCCCGTGCGTTGAGGTTGTCCGGCAGCCAAACGGTGGGGTTTCCTCGGCCAGGAACCTTGGGATTTCGCTTGTCGGGACCGAGTACGTTGCGGTACTGGACGGTGATGACCGCTGGAAGCCCACGTTCGCTGAGAGCTCTGTTGAGCTACTGGATGGTGATGACAGACTTGTGGGAGTCTCCTCCTGGATGCGAATGTTCGGGGTGGCGACGGCGCTGGTACAACCCGGCGGCGGCACGTTGGTTGACTTCTTGAGTAGGAATCAGAGCCCCTCCAGCATCATGATGCGAAAATCAGCATGGCTTGCGAGCGGCGGATATGACGCGGCGATGCGGGACGGATTTGAGGACTGGGACTTCTGCCTCTCGCTGCTGGCGGACGGGGGAGCAATCGAGATAGTTCCCGAGGCTCTTATTGATTACCGGACTTCCTCGGTATCAGCGAACATTACCAGCATGAATGGCCGAAGCGAACTCTTTGGGAGACTGATCGACAAGCATTCCGACGACTATCGGGCCAATTACCGTCAGGTGCTCCTCGACCTCGACGATGGTCGCCAGCTTCACTTGCGCAACTGGGAAGAACTTGCTTCACAAGGCCAGAAGACCGCAACATTTGGCGATGGAGGCATGGCATCAGTGGTGAGAATAGAGTCAAGAAACAGCTGA
- a CDS encoding aminotransferase class I/II-fold pyridoxal phosphate-dependent enzyme, translating into MTVWHPTELQLRDTGSLKWTGMKTADGQETMGAWVAEMDFATAPPVEEALVSSIKNGLLGYPPRWADEESINALVSFLERRTGWAVNPGWVRSHSSVLGALHTTIEELTRPGSAIVVPTPNYMPFLTIPGGHDRELIEVPSLHSAGAADPQKAWSLDLEGIEAALAKGAGLLILCNPWNPTGRVLSVPELEELNRVVSKYDALIFSDEIHAPLVYGDPASMVSYASLGDAYSHNTVTAVAASKAWNVAGLPASQVIVPNAELRERWDLAHPRDHATTLGSVAAIAAYTDGDEWLAEVIATIDANVRLLDEALRDTAVDYSRPQGTYLNWLGFDAYALDRTPQKVLLDDYAVATNEGVSLGTGYEQWVRVNAAMSRGPWEETVGRIADFASRAPLK; encoded by the coding sequence TTGACCGTTTGGCACCCGACAGAACTACAGCTTCGCGACACCGGCTCCCTCAAGTGGACTGGAATGAAGACCGCTGACGGTCAAGAAACCATGGGTGCCTGGGTCGCGGAAATGGATTTTGCCACGGCTCCTCCAGTCGAGGAAGCCCTAGTTTCCTCAATCAAAAATGGTCTTCTCGGTTACCCGCCAAGGTGGGCGGATGAGGAGTCCATCAACGCACTTGTCTCCTTCCTCGAACGCCGCACCGGATGGGCCGTGAATCCGGGATGGGTGCGCTCCCACTCCAGCGTTCTCGGGGCGCTTCACACAACTATTGAGGAACTCACCCGGCCCGGTTCCGCCATCGTCGTGCCGACTCCGAACTACATGCCTTTCCTCACGATTCCAGGGGGACACGACCGCGAACTGATTGAGGTTCCCTCACTGCACTCCGCAGGCGCGGCCGATCCTCAGAAGGCTTGGTCCCTTGATCTCGAAGGAATAGAGGCGGCGTTAGCAAAGGGCGCAGGTCTGTTGATCCTCTGCAATCCCTGGAACCCAACCGGTCGGGTACTAAGCGTCCCGGAGCTTGAAGAGCTAAATCGAGTGGTCAGCAAGTACGACGCTCTGATCTTTAGCGATGAAATCCACGCTCCCCTGGTCTACGGGGATCCAGCTTCAATGGTGTCTTACGCGTCGCTCGGTGATGCCTACTCCCACAACACGGTTACCGCGGTAGCTGCCTCAAAAGCCTGGAACGTTGCCGGGTTGCCCGCCTCGCAAGTAATCGTTCCAAACGCGGAGCTTCGCGAGCGATGGGACCTAGCTCATCCCCGCGATCATGCCACCACCCTGGGTTCCGTCGCCGCTATCGCCGCGTACACCGATGGGGATGAGTGGCTCGCCGAAGTCATCGCGACCATCGATGCCAACGTGAGGCTGTTGGACGAGGCGCTACGCGATACCGCCGTTGACTACTCGCGTCCGCAGGGAACCTACCTTAACTGGCTTGGGTTCGACGCATACGCCCTGGACAGGACGCCGCAGAAGGTTCTACTCGATGACTATGCCGTCGCGACCAATGAGGGAGTCTCTCTTGGAACGGGCTACGAGCAGTGGGTTCGGGTGAACGCCGCGATGTCTCGGGGACCGTGGGAGGAGACCGTCGGGCGAATCGCGGACTTCGCGAGTAGGGCACCTTTGAAATAG